One genomic window of Paenarthrobacter ureafaciens includes the following:
- a CDS encoding circularly permuted type 2 ATP-grasp protein: protein MSDLFQDYSEAAARSGAYDEMFTSGHVARKSYGQVAGALRELSLADVTARADSMARSFLDRGVTFDYAGEERPFPLDIVPRVIPADEWDVLERGVAQRVKALEAFLNDVYGRMSVVADGVIPRQLVTTSAHFHRAVHGFEPAGGVRVHVSGIDVVRDAAGTFRVLEDNVRVPSGVSYVLENRQAMAKGLPEAFGQQHIRPVEEYPRRLLSALRKTAPAGVDDPTVVVLTPGVFNSAYFEHTLLAGLMGVELVEGRDLICRGNRVYMRTTAGEQRVDVIYKRIDDDFLDPLQFRSDSMLGCPGLVNAARAGGVTIANAVGNGVADDKLVYSYVPDLIRYYLHEEPVIANVDTFRLEEKEAREYVLDRLDELVVKPVDGSGGKGLVIGPDASKEELDALRKRVIEDPRGWIAQPVLQLSTVPTLSGDKFGPRHVDLRPFAVNDGDDVWVLPGGLTRVALKEGSLIVNSSQGGGSKDTWVLADSPQLPAEVIPRQSVTVREQVSVWPVESNWRDRQTEQQQ from the coding sequence ATGTCTGACCTCTTCCAGGATTATTCGGAGGCCGCTGCGCGCAGCGGTGCCTACGACGAGATGTTTACCAGCGGGCACGTTGCCCGGAAATCCTACGGTCAGGTAGCCGGCGCCCTCCGGGAACTTTCCTTGGCCGACGTCACCGCCCGGGCCGACTCGATGGCACGCAGCTTCCTGGACCGCGGCGTCACGTTCGACTACGCGGGGGAGGAACGGCCATTCCCGCTCGACATCGTTCCCCGCGTGATCCCGGCTGACGAGTGGGACGTGCTGGAACGTGGAGTCGCCCAGCGGGTGAAGGCGCTGGAAGCTTTCCTGAACGATGTCTACGGCCGCATGTCGGTGGTCGCCGACGGCGTCATTCCGCGCCAGCTCGTGACCACGAGCGCCCACTTCCACCGGGCCGTCCACGGTTTCGAGCCCGCAGGCGGGGTCCGCGTGCACGTCTCGGGCATCGACGTCGTCCGTGACGCAGCCGGCACCTTCCGCGTCCTTGAGGACAATGTGCGCGTGCCGTCGGGCGTCAGCTACGTCCTGGAGAACCGCCAGGCCATGGCCAAGGGCTTGCCCGAAGCGTTCGGGCAGCAGCACATCCGGCCGGTGGAGGAGTATCCGCGCAGGCTGTTGTCCGCGCTCCGCAAGACCGCCCCCGCCGGAGTCGATGACCCGACCGTTGTTGTACTGACCCCCGGCGTCTTCAACAGCGCCTACTTTGAGCACACCCTCCTGGCCGGGCTCATGGGCGTCGAACTCGTGGAGGGCCGGGACCTGATCTGCCGTGGAAACCGCGTTTACATGCGGACCACGGCTGGTGAGCAGCGCGTTGACGTCATCTACAAGCGCATCGACGACGACTTCCTGGACCCGCTGCAGTTCCGCTCCGATTCGATGCTTGGTTGCCCCGGTCTGGTGAACGCAGCGCGCGCAGGGGGCGTGACCATAGCAAACGCCGTCGGCAACGGCGTCGCCGACGACAAGCTCGTGTACAGTTACGTCCCTGACCTGATCCGTTACTACCTCCACGAAGAGCCCGTGATTGCCAACGTTGACACGTTCCGGCTCGAGGAAAAGGAAGCAAGGGAATACGTCCTGGACCGCTTGGACGAACTGGTGGTCAAACCCGTTGACGGTTCCGGAGGCAAGGGCCTGGTGATCGGTCCCGATGCGTCCAAGGAGGAACTTGATGCCCTGCGCAAGCGCGTGATCGAGGACCCCCGCGGGTGGATCGCCCAGCCGGTCCTGCAACTGTCCACTGTGCCGACGTTGTCCGGGGACAAGTTCGGGCCCCGCCATGTGGACCTGCGCCCGTTTGCCGTCAATGACGGCGACGACGTCTGGGTCCTGCCCGGCGGACTGACCCGGGTGGCCCTTAAGGAAGGATCGCTGATCGTCAATTCCAGCCAGGGCGGAGGCTCCAAGGACACCTGGGTCCTTGCCGACTCGCCACAATTGCCGGCGGAAGTAATCCCCCGCCAGTCGGTAACTGTGCGCGAACAGGTATCCGTATGGCCGGTTGAAAGCAATTGGCGGGACCGCCAAACGGAACAACAGCAGTGA
- a CDS encoding alpha-E domain-containing protein codes for MLSRIAESLFWIGRYVERADGTARILDVHLERLNHLPLEEQRSVARDLLAVMGAKPQNDDFGLPELLHALAYDKQSASSIAGSLGAARENARRARETVSQSLWESLNTTYYGLNQHRKDVVGTYRFCNWVLERTAMVRGLADTTVSHDESWLFMVLGRSLERADMTARMLSTRDVQSAGMSWVNMLRCAGAYESFIRTRRAAFGDQHAAEFLLLDRLFPRSIVYALRDADECLAKLDPSAQRVGFINDARRIVGQARTFLEFHRTDDLMSELPEHMERVQKAVTQASDAISRKYFNQADEHAWVGEVS; via the coding sequence ATGCTGAGCCGTATTGCCGAATCACTTTTCTGGATCGGCCGCTACGTCGAGCGGGCCGACGGGACCGCAAGGATCCTGGATGTCCACCTCGAGCGGCTTAACCACCTTCCCTTGGAGGAACAGCGCAGCGTTGCGCGGGACCTCCTGGCCGTCATGGGCGCCAAGCCGCAGAATGACGACTTCGGGCTTCCCGAGCTGCTGCACGCCCTGGCCTACGACAAGCAGAGCGCTTCCTCGATCGCCGGGTCGCTCGGGGCGGCGCGGGAGAACGCCCGGAGGGCCAGGGAAACTGTCTCCCAGTCCCTCTGGGAAAGCCTCAACACCACCTACTACGGGCTCAACCAGCACCGCAAGGACGTGGTGGGCACCTACCGCTTCTGCAACTGGGTACTGGAACGTACTGCCATGGTCCGGGGCCTGGCGGACACCACAGTGAGCCACGATGAAAGCTGGCTCTTCATGGTCCTGGGGCGGTCCTTGGAACGCGCGGACATGACCGCCCGCATGCTGTCGACGCGTGATGTCCAGTCCGCGGGGATGTCCTGGGTGAACATGCTGCGTTGCGCCGGAGCGTACGAGTCCTTCATCCGCACCCGACGGGCCGCCTTCGGAGACCAGCATGCTGCCGAGTTCCTGCTGCTGGACCGCCTCTTCCCGCGCTCCATCGTCTATGCGCTCCGCGATGCCGACGAGTGCCTCGCCAAGCTGGACCCCTCGGCGCAACGCGTGGGGTTCATCAATGATGCGCGCCGGATCGTCGGCCAGGCCCGTACCTTCCTGGAATTCCACCGCACCGATGACCTCATGTCCGAACTTCCGGAGCACATGGAGCGTGTGCAAAAGGCAGTCACCCAGGCTTCGGACGCCATTTCCCGTAAGTACTTCAATCAGGCTGACGAACACGCCTGGGTGGGAGAAGTTTCATGA
- a CDS encoding transglutaminase family protein encodes MTRLSIVHKTAYKYNRRVTLSYNEARMTPLTDSQQVVLESSLKVSPAHASVSTYRDYWGTRVTAFDMQVPHESLEVLATATVEVHRSERLPSDDHIVGWDEIRSARIQDEFSDWLPQSRLTGPGTEVLGIIPGVVEGLNPHEAAMAVFAWMASEMTYMKGTTGVTTNAEQAWEQRQGVCQDLAHLAIGALRSCGIPARYVSGYIHPRSSAAIGETVAGQSHAWLEWWDGEWRSWDPTNHKPAGDYHVTVAKGRDYRDVPPLKGILSGGGGSTLSVSVEITRLA; translated from the coding sequence ATGACCCGGCTGAGCATCGTCCACAAGACGGCCTACAAGTACAACCGCCGAGTGACGCTGAGCTACAACGAGGCCCGGATGACGCCGCTGACGGATAGCCAGCAGGTGGTCCTGGAATCGTCCCTGAAGGTTTCTCCTGCCCACGCTTCGGTCAGCACCTACCGGGATTATTGGGGTACGCGTGTCACGGCCTTCGATATGCAGGTCCCGCACGAAAGCCTCGAAGTCCTTGCCACGGCTACCGTGGAAGTGCACCGGAGCGAACGCCTGCCCAGCGACGACCATATTGTTGGCTGGGACGAGATCCGTTCGGCAAGGATCCAGGACGAGTTCAGCGACTGGCTGCCCCAATCCAGGCTGACGGGACCGGGCACGGAAGTGCTGGGGATCATTCCCGGCGTCGTGGAGGGCCTTAATCCGCACGAGGCAGCCATGGCTGTGTTCGCGTGGATGGCGAGTGAGATGACCTATATGAAGGGCACCACCGGAGTCACCACCAATGCTGAACAGGCCTGGGAACAGCGCCAGGGCGTGTGCCAGGACCTCGCCCACCTGGCCATAGGTGCGTTGCGGAGTTGCGGCATACCTGCCCGCTACGTCTCCGGCTATATCCACCCCAGATCCTCGGCGGCCATCGGCGAGACCGTCGCCGGGCAGTCCCACGCCTGGCTGGAATGGTGGGACGGCGAATGGCGCAGCTGGGACCCCACCAACCACAAGCCGGCCGGCGACTACCATGTGACCGTCGCCAAGGGCCGCGACTACCGGGACGTCCCGCCGCTCAAAGGCATCCTCTCCGGAGGCGGCGGATCCACATTGTCCGTTTCGGTGGAGATCACCCGCCTGGCGTAG
- a CDS encoding SDR family NAD(P)-dependent oxidoreductase encodes MSSTDLTPEEIQACLKVLSTIHAYDEEHPDYVAVRRATGKMFKAVKRHRRVTKRDQIAEADKAVIALTATAAPDRIDDETRGNKLAPSATGEIAGHLIRSRPCYICKQHYTQVDAFYHQLCPDCAAFSHSKRDARTDLTGRRALLTGGRAKIGMYIALRLLRDGAHTTITTRFPKDAARRFAAMEDSAEWLHRLKIVGIDLRDPAQVMALTDSLNGAGPLDIIINNAAQTVRRSGNAYKPLVDAEDEPLPVALEAANGGPELVTFGHAHDKHPLALASSVTEHPVLAGDAITSLALSTGSASLQRIESGTAIDAGGLVPDLATINSWTQVVDEVDPLEMLEVQLCNVTAPFLLVSRLRGAMKRSTARRKYIVNVSAMEGQFSRAYKGPGHPHTNMAKAALNMMTRTSAQEMLDSDGILMTAVDTGWITDERPHYTKVRLMEEGFHAPLDLVDGAARVYDPIVMGELGEDQYGVFLKDYKPSPW; translated from the coding sequence ATGAGCTCCACCGATCTGACGCCTGAGGAGATCCAGGCCTGCCTCAAGGTTTTAAGCACCATCCACGCCTATGACGAGGAACACCCCGATTACGTAGCCGTGCGTCGTGCCACCGGCAAGATGTTCAAGGCAGTCAAGCGCCACCGCCGTGTCACCAAGAGGGACCAGATCGCCGAAGCCGACAAGGCAGTGATTGCCCTGACGGCCACGGCAGCGCCGGACCGGATCGACGACGAGACCCGGGGCAACAAGCTGGCCCCCTCCGCTACGGGCGAGATCGCAGGCCACCTCATCCGTTCGCGTCCCTGCTACATCTGCAAGCAGCACTACACGCAGGTAGACGCCTTCTACCACCAGCTCTGCCCTGATTGCGCTGCCTTCAGCCACAGCAAGCGGGACGCCAGGACCGACCTCACGGGACGCCGCGCACTGCTCACCGGCGGGCGCGCGAAGATCGGCATGTACATCGCCTTGCGGCTGCTTCGCGATGGAGCCCACACCACCATCACCACGCGTTTTCCCAAGGACGCCGCCCGTCGCTTTGCCGCCATGGAAGACAGCGCCGAGTGGCTGCACCGGCTGAAGATCGTGGGCATCGACCTCCGGGACCCGGCCCAGGTCATGGCCCTGACCGACTCGCTGAACGGGGCCGGTCCCCTGGACATCATCATCAACAACGCGGCCCAGACCGTGCGCCGCTCGGGCAACGCCTACAAGCCTCTGGTTGATGCCGAGGATGAGCCGCTGCCTGTCGCACTCGAGGCGGCGAACGGCGGGCCGGAACTCGTCACGTTCGGGCACGCGCATGACAAGCATCCCCTTGCTTTGGCGAGCAGCGTCACGGAGCACCCGGTCCTGGCGGGCGACGCCATTACGTCTTTGGCACTTTCCACCGGCTCGGCTTCCCTGCAGCGGATCGAGTCGGGGACGGCCATCGACGCCGGAGGCCTGGTTCCGGACCTCGCCACCATCAATAGCTGGACCCAGGTGGTGGACGAGGTGGACCCCCTGGAGATGCTCGAAGTCCAGTTGTGCAACGTCACGGCGCCTTTCCTCCTGGTCAGCCGGCTGCGCGGCGCCATGAAGCGCTCTACCGCCCGCCGGAAGTACATCGTGAACGTTTCGGCCATGGAGGGCCAGTTCTCCCGTGCTTACAAGGGTCCGGGCCATCCGCATACCAACATGGCCAAGGCTGCCTTGAACATGATGACCCGCACCAGCGCCCAGGAAATGCTGGACTCCGACGGCATCTTGATGACCGCCGTCGACACCGGCTGGATCACGGACGAACGGCCTCATTACACCAAGGTCAGGCTCATGGAGGAAGGCTTCCACGCTCCCCTGGACCTCGTCGACGGCGCAGCCCGCGTCTACGATCCCATCGTCATGGGCGAGCTGGGAGAGGACCAGTACGGCGTCTTCCTCAAGGACTACAAGCCCTCCCCCTGGTGA
- the glgC gene encoding glucose-1-phosphate adenylyltransferase — translation MTMALKKVLAIVLAGGEGNRLMPLTADRAKPAVPFAGGYRLIDFALSNLVNSGYLKIVVLTQYKSHSLDRHISETWRMSTQLGRYVASVPAQQRVGKSWFLGSANAIYQSLNLIHDDAPDIVVVVGADHVYRMDFSQMVEQHIASGAKATVAAVRQPLNMANQFGVIEVDQDDPQKIAAFVEKPASTPGLAADPTQFLASMGNYVFDADALVEALHVDAERLDTKHDMGGDIIPYFVDKGQAGVYDFTLNDIPGATDRDRTYWRDVGTIDSFYDAHMDLISPVPIFNLYNSEWPIYTRQSISPPAKFVRGGNSTVGTALDSIVASGVVISGGIVEGSVLSNDVFVEAGSRIQDSVLMDKVRVGEGAVIKRAILDKNVKVPAGAAIGLDPALDRARGYKVTESGITVLAKGQIVPEPDEAELALSSEYRRSLPEALKAATQDDPVIRDSAEKVVASVQARVIDPASQGASS, via the coding sequence GTGACCATGGCGTTGAAGAAAGTATTGGCTATCGTGCTGGCGGGCGGCGAAGGCAACCGCCTGATGCCGTTGACGGCGGATCGGGCCAAGCCAGCCGTGCCGTTTGCCGGGGGGTACCGGCTGATTGACTTTGCATTATCCAATCTGGTCAATTCCGGATATTTGAAAATCGTTGTGTTAACCCAGTACAAATCGCACAGCCTTGACCGCCATATTTCGGAGACCTGGCGCATGTCCACGCAGTTGGGCCGCTACGTCGCCTCGGTGCCGGCTCAGCAACGCGTCGGCAAGAGCTGGTTCCTGGGCAGTGCCAACGCCATTTACCAATCCCTGAACCTCATCCATGACGATGCGCCGGACATCGTGGTGGTGGTCGGTGCGGACCACGTGTACCGCATGGACTTCTCGCAGATGGTGGAACAGCACATCGCGAGCGGCGCGAAGGCCACCGTGGCTGCCGTCCGCCAGCCGCTGAACATGGCCAACCAGTTCGGCGTGATCGAAGTCGACCAGGACGATCCCCAAAAGATCGCCGCCTTCGTGGAGAAGCCCGCCAGCACTCCCGGCCTGGCCGCTGATCCAACCCAGTTCCTGGCGTCGATGGGCAACTACGTCTTCGACGCCGATGCACTGGTGGAGGCGCTCCACGTGGATGCGGAGCGCCTGGACACCAAGCACGACATGGGCGGGGACATCATTCCCTACTTCGTGGACAAGGGCCAAGCCGGAGTCTACGACTTCACGCTCAATGACATCCCCGGAGCCACCGACCGGGACCGTACCTATTGGCGCGACGTGGGCACCATCGATTCGTTCTACGACGCCCACATGGACCTCATCTCCCCTGTCCCCATCTTCAATCTGTACAACTCCGAGTGGCCGATCTACACGCGGCAGAGCATTTCCCCGCCGGCCAAGTTTGTTCGCGGCGGAAACAGCACCGTCGGGACCGCCCTCGATTCAATCGTGGCCAGCGGCGTCGTGATCTCCGGCGGCATCGTGGAGGGGTCCGTATTGTCCAACGACGTCTTCGTCGAGGCCGGCAGCCGCATCCAGGATTCGGTGCTGATGGACAAGGTCCGGGTTGGTGAAGGAGCCGTCATCAAGCGGGCCATCCTGGACAAGAACGTCAAGGTGCCTGCCGGCGCAGCCATCGGCCTCGACCCGGCACTTGACCGGGCCCGCGGCTACAAAGTCACGGAGTCCGGCATTACCGTGCTGGCCAAGGGGCAAATTGTTCCCGAACCTGACGAAGCGGAACTGGCATTGTCCTCCGAGTACCGCCGGAGCCTTCCGGAAGCACTCAAGGCCGCCACCCAGGACGATCCCGTCATCCGCGATTCGGCGGAGAAGGTCGTGGCAAGCGTTCAGGCTCGCGTGATCGACCCCGCATCACAAGGCGCATCCAGCTAG
- the glgA gene encoding glycogen synthase yields MRIDIVTKEFPPEIYGGAGVHVAELSRVLAKHVDLHVRAFGAPRDADYHGATVDSYSTPEDLGDANPAVQTLGVDLRIVPDIAGADLVHSHTWYANMAGHLASLLHGIPHVLSAHSLEPLRPWKAEQLGGGYALSSWVEKTAYEAAAAIIAVSEGMRQDILRSYPNVDPGKVRVVHNGIDVSLWERDEKEDAVRALGIDPGKPSVVFVGRNTRQKGVPYLLRAASSLPEDVQLVLCLGAADTPELAAETAQLIEELQSKRDGVILIERMLPRHELIQVLSHATAFACPSIYEPLGIVNLEAMACGAAVVASATGGIPEVVQHGETGLLVELEQVTDGTGTPLDPEKFVADFAAALNQVVSDPARAREMGAAGRRRAEEHFSWESITETTLEVYRSVLS; encoded by the coding sequence GTGCGTATAGACATTGTGACTAAAGAATTCCCTCCGGAAATTTATGGTGGTGCCGGAGTCCACGTAGCCGAACTGAGCCGGGTGCTTGCAAAGCACGTTGATCTCCACGTCCGCGCCTTTGGTGCGCCGCGTGATGCCGATTACCACGGGGCTACCGTTGACTCCTACTCAACCCCGGAGGATCTGGGCGATGCGAACCCCGCTGTCCAGACACTCGGCGTGGACCTGCGGATAGTGCCGGACATCGCTGGAGCGGACCTGGTCCATTCGCACACGTGGTACGCCAACATGGCAGGCCACCTGGCTTCGCTCTTGCACGGAATCCCGCATGTGCTGAGCGCGCACAGCCTTGAGCCGCTGCGCCCTTGGAAGGCCGAGCAGCTTGGTGGCGGCTACGCCCTGTCCTCCTGGGTGGAGAAGACCGCCTACGAGGCAGCGGCGGCGATCATCGCCGTGTCCGAAGGCATGCGGCAGGACATCCTGCGCAGCTACCCCAACGTGGATCCCGGCAAGGTGCGGGTGGTCCACAACGGAATCGACGTCTCCCTGTGGGAGCGGGACGAAAAAGAGGACGCAGTCCGGGCGTTGGGGATCGATCCCGGCAAGCCAAGCGTCGTTTTCGTGGGCCGCAACACGCGCCAGAAGGGCGTGCCCTACCTCCTGCGTGCAGCGTCCAGCCTGCCCGAGGATGTCCAGCTGGTCCTTTGCCTGGGCGCTGCGGACACTCCTGAACTGGCCGCCGAAACAGCCCAACTGATCGAGGAACTCCAGTCCAAGCGCGACGGCGTCATCCTGATCGAGCGAATGCTGCCCCGCCATGAGCTGATCCAGGTCCTGAGCCACGCCACTGCCTTCGCCTGCCCGTCCATCTACGAACCGCTGGGAATCGTCAACCTGGAAGCCATGGCGTGCGGGGCGGCAGTGGTTGCCAGTGCCACCGGTGGCATTCCCGAGGTTGTCCAGCACGGGGAGACCGGCCTCCTGGTCGAACTCGAGCAGGTCACCGACGGCACGGGAACGCCGCTCGATCCGGAGAAGTTCGTAGCGGACTTCGCCGCCGCGCTCAACCAGGTTGTCTCCGACCCTGCCCGGGCCCGGGAAATGGGCGCTGCCGGACGGCGCCGGGCGGAGGAGCACTTCTCCTGGGAATCGATCACCGAAACCACCCTTGAGGTCTACCGCTCGGTCCTTTCCTAA
- a CDS encoding acyl-CoA dehydrogenase has product MTEVVDRASSPASPGSTTAAADGAKVAVEPRVDVAALGEQLLGRWADIRLHARDLAGREVVQKVEGLTHTEHRSRVFGQLKYLVDNNAVHRAFPSRLGGSDDHGGNIAGFEELVTADPSLQIKAGVQWGLFGSAVMHLGTREHHDKWLPGIMSLEIPGCFAMTETGHGSDVASIATTATYDEETQEFVIDTPFRAAWKDYIGNAANDGLAAVVFAQLITRKVNHGVHAFYVDLRDPATGDFLPGIGGEDDGIKGGLNGIDNGRLHFTNVRIPRTNLLNRYGDVAVDGTYSSTIESPGRRFFTMLGTLVQGRVSLDGAAVAASKVALQSAIHYAAERRQFNATSPTEEEVLLDYQRHQRRLFTRLATTYAASFAHEQLLQKFDDVFSGAHDTDADRQDLETLAAALKPLSTWHALDTLQECREACGGAGFLIENRFASLRADLDVYVTFEGDNTVLLQLVAKRLLADYAKEFRGANFGVLARYVVDQAAGVALHRTGLRQVAQFVADSGSVQKSALALRDEEGQRTLLTDRVQSMVAEVGAALKGAGKLPQHQAAALFNQHQNELIEAAQAHAELLQWEAFTEALAKVDDAGTKEVLTRLRDLFGLSLIEKHLSWYLMNGRLSMQRGRTVGTYINRLLVKIRPHALDLVDAFGYGAEHLRAAIATGAEATRQDEARTYFRQQRASGSAPADEKTLLAIKAGKSR; this is encoded by the coding sequence ATGACAGAAGTAGTGGACCGCGCATCATCACCTGCATCGCCCGGTAGTACAACCGCCGCGGCGGATGGCGCCAAGGTCGCCGTCGAACCCCGGGTAGACGTTGCAGCCCTGGGAGAGCAGCTTCTGGGACGATGGGCGGACATCCGCCTGCATGCACGGGACCTGGCCGGCCGTGAAGTGGTGCAGAAGGTCGAGGGACTGACGCATACCGAGCATCGGAGCCGTGTCTTTGGGCAATTGAAGTACCTCGTGGACAACAACGCCGTACATCGTGCGTTCCCTTCCCGCCTGGGTGGGTCGGATGACCACGGGGGCAACATCGCCGGCTTCGAGGAACTCGTCACAGCCGACCCCTCGCTCCAAATCAAGGCGGGCGTGCAGTGGGGCCTGTTCGGTTCCGCCGTGATGCACCTCGGAACCAGGGAGCACCACGACAAGTGGCTCCCCGGAATCATGAGCCTCGAAATTCCCGGATGCTTCGCCATGACCGAAACCGGGCATGGGTCCGACGTCGCCAGCATTGCCACAACGGCCACTTACGATGAAGAGACCCAGGAATTCGTTATCGACACGCCCTTCCGGGCGGCGTGGAAGGACTACATCGGCAACGCCGCCAACGACGGCCTGGCCGCCGTCGTTTTCGCCCAGCTCATCACCCGGAAGGTCAACCACGGCGTGCACGCCTTCTACGTGGACTTGCGCGATCCGGCAACGGGCGACTTCCTTCCGGGCATTGGTGGCGAGGACGACGGCATCAAGGGCGGGTTGAACGGTATCGACAACGGACGCCTCCACTTCACCAACGTCCGGATCCCCCGCACCAACCTGCTGAACCGTTACGGTGATGTCGCTGTCGATGGAACCTACTCCTCCACCATCGAGAGCCCCGGCCGCCGGTTCTTTACGATGCTCGGCACCCTCGTCCAGGGACGCGTATCGCTGGACGGTGCTGCCGTTGCGGCCAGCAAGGTGGCCCTGCAATCGGCCATCCACTACGCCGCCGAACGTCGCCAGTTCAACGCGACATCACCCACCGAGGAAGAGGTGCTGCTGGACTATCAGCGTCACCAGCGCCGGTTGTTCACGCGTCTGGCCACCACCTATGCGGCCAGTTTCGCGCACGAACAACTGCTGCAGAAGTTCGACGACGTCTTTTCCGGAGCGCACGACACCGACGCCGACCGGCAGGACCTGGAAACCCTGGCCGCGGCCCTGAAGCCGTTGAGCACCTGGCACGCCCTGGACACACTCCAGGAATGCCGTGAGGCCTGTGGCGGAGCCGGCTTCCTGATCGAAAACCGTTTCGCTTCCTTGCGGGCAGACCTGGATGTCTACGTCACCTTTGAGGGCGACAACACCGTCTTGCTGCAACTGGTGGCCAAGCGCCTCCTGGCCGATTACGCCAAGGAGTTCCGTGGCGCCAACTTTGGCGTCCTGGCCCGGTACGTCGTGGACCAGGCTGCGGGCGTGGCCTTGCACCGGACAGGCCTGCGGCAGGTCGCGCAGTTTGTGGCGGACTCGGGTTCGGTCCAGAAGTCGGCCTTGGCACTGCGCGATGAAGAAGGGCAGCGCACCCTGCTGACGGACCGGGTCCAGTCCATGGTGGCCGAAGTCGGCGCTGCCCTCAAGGGCGCCGGAAAGCTCCCGCAGCACCAGGCGGCGGCACTGTTCAACCAGCACCAGAATGAGCTGATTGAAGCCGCCCAGGCCCACGCTGAGCTCCTGCAATGGGAAGCCTTTACGGAGGCATTGGCCAAAGTCGATGATGCGGGAACCAAGGAAGTGCTGACCCGGCTTCGCGACTTGTTCGGGTTGTCCCTGATCGAGAAGCACCTCTCCTGGTACCTCATGAACGGGCGGCTCTCGATGCAGCGGGGGCGCACGGTTGGCACTTACATCAACCGGCTGTTGGTCAAGATCCGGCCGCACGCACTGGACCTCGTGGACGCCTTTGGCTACGGCGCGGAGCACCTTCGGGCAGCCATTGCCACCGGAGCCGAAGCGACCCGCCAGGATGAAGCGCGGACCTACTTCCGCCAGCAGCGCGCCAGCGGCAGTGCCCCGGCAGACGAGAAGACGCTGCTTGCGATCAAGGCCGGCAAGTCCCGCTAG
- a CDS encoding TetR/AcrR family transcriptional regulator: MNISPADSRVGPSEDPAGAIDGRAARWQTHREERRRDLIKAARKAVHALGSDASMEDIAGAAGTSKSVFYRYFGDKAGLQQAMGEVVLGQMQRRMKEAAQSAQTPREGLFAMVSAYLQMAESSPNVYAFITRLTPGEASAQDAIAASGALGNFFEQVTEMIATPMRQYLGEDKEALIEYWPTAAIGLVRNAGEMWLGSPASDTKPNQAAMAANITDWLCLGIAPMLATTT; encoded by the coding sequence GTGAACATCTCCCCAGCAGATTCCCGCGTCGGCCCGTCGGAAGATCCTGCCGGCGCCATCGACGGCAGGGCTGCCCGCTGGCAAACGCACCGCGAAGAGCGTCGGCGGGACCTCATCAAAGCCGCCCGCAAGGCCGTCCATGCCTTGGGCAGCGATGCCTCCATGGAGGACATCGCCGGAGCTGCGGGAACGTCCAAATCCGTGTTCTACCGGTATTTCGGGGACAAGGCGGGGCTGCAGCAGGCCATGGGCGAGGTGGTCCTCGGCCAGATGCAGCGACGCATGAAGGAAGCCGCCCAGTCTGCCCAGACTCCACGCGAGGGTCTCTTTGCCATGGTTTCCGCATACCTGCAGATGGCTGAATCAAGCCCCAACGTCTATGCCTTCATTACCCGGCTGACTCCAGGGGAAGCGTCGGCCCAGGACGCGATCGCAGCGTCCGGGGCTTTGGGCAACTTCTTCGAGCAAGTCACTGAGATGATCGCGACTCCGATGCGCCAGTACTTGGGCGAGGACAAGGAAGCGCTGATCGAGTACTGGCCCACCGCGGCTATTGGCCTGGTCCGGAACGCCGGCGAAATGTGGCTGGGAAGCCCGGCCAGCGACACGAAGCCCAACCAGGCCGCCATGGCCGCCAACATCACCGATTGGCTTTGCCTGGGCATCGCTCCGATGCTCGCCACCACCACCTGA